A stretch of the Candidatus Hydrogenedentota bacterium genome encodes the following:
- the pssA gene encoding CDP-diacylglycerol--serine O-phosphatidyltransferase: MLHEKKPRKRPNIARGIRLATAQRRRKMNRRRPINVLASGITTLNLYFGIAAIFAAIEGMGLKDSAEQALQFQKAAYFILAAMVVDTMDGAIARMTKSVSEFGKQLDSLCDVVSFGVAPAVLIYTMFLPGETGYFLRTGAFIAIIYAICTALRLARFNVFQSEMREYFIGLPSPAAAATVATFALFTIATNFTPSFWVFGPPMLALAILMVSTVQYPKNKMKSLLLSPRLGFRFLVVCAVAIAVFDMARRKDPALVLFPVTAAYALFGIGDTAYRRFFRRSASSSPGGAGSSTASPAKTGDAL, encoded by the coding sequence ATGTTGCACGAGAAAAAGCCGCGCAAGCGGCCGAACATCGCGCGCGGGATTCGCCTCGCCACCGCGCAGCGCCGCAGGAAAATGAACCGGCGCCGTCCCATCAATGTGCTGGCCAGCGGCATCACGACGCTGAACCTGTACTTTGGAATCGCCGCCATTTTCGCGGCCATTGAAGGCATGGGCCTGAAGGACTCGGCGGAACAGGCACTTCAATTCCAAAAGGCGGCCTACTTCATTCTGGCTGCGATGGTGGTGGATACAATGGACGGCGCGATCGCGCGCATGACCAAGAGCGTGTCGGAGTTTGGCAAACAACTCGACAGCCTGTGCGACGTCGTGTCGTTCGGCGTCGCGCCCGCGGTTCTGATCTACACGATGTTTTTGCCGGGTGAGACGGGATACTTCCTGCGGACGGGCGCGTTTATCGCGATCATCTACGCGATCTGCACCGCGCTGCGTCTCGCGCGATTCAACGTGTTCCAATCGGAAATGCGCGAATACTTCATCGGCCTGCCGAGCCCTGCCGCCGCGGCTACTGTCGCCACGTTCGCGCTGTTCACGATCGCGACGAACTTCACGCCAAGTTTCTGGGTGTTCGGTCCGCCGATGCTCGCACTCGCCATTCTTATGGTAAGCACGGTGCAGTATCCGAAGAACAAAATGAAGAGCCTGCTGCTGTCGCCGCGCCTGGGGTTCCGTTTCCTTGTAGTGTGCGCGGTTGCAATCGCCGTATTTGACATGGCACGGCGCAAGGACCCCGCGTTGGTGCTGTTCCCGGTAACCGCGGCGTACGCGCTGTTCGGGATCGGCGATACAGCCTACCGGAGGTTCTTTCGGCGTTCGGCGTCGTCGTCCCCCGGAGGCGCCGGTTCGTCGACTGCATCGCCCGCGAAGACCGGCGACGCTTTGTAG
- a CDS encoding phosphatidylserine decarboxylase family protein: protein MTHRFSAATEAWKLRRFTLSASVCLGCLVIVAIFFVGRGLFAAVLLTAWVLIAAVDVFSAYFFRDPVRSITPEAGAVVSPADGTVVGIEDLPSTSHYPGPCKRLSIFLSVFNVHVNRAPFDGTVESVAHKPGEFKNAMRADTTDVNESNTIRMQTARGSMTVRQISGLIARRIVCKVKVGETLAKGEKFGMIKFGSRTELYLPTDAEICVKLKDKVQGGATVVARFPE, encoded by the coding sequence GTGACCCATCGGTTTAGCGCCGCGACAGAAGCGTGGAAGTTGCGGCGATTCACGCTGTCTGCTTCCGTGTGTTTGGGGTGTCTGGTCATCGTCGCCATCTTCTTCGTCGGGCGGGGATTGTTCGCGGCGGTCTTGCTGACGGCGTGGGTGCTGATCGCCGCAGTCGATGTGTTTTCCGCGTACTTCTTCCGCGATCCTGTCCGCTCCATAACACCCGAGGCCGGCGCCGTCGTGTCGCCCGCGGACGGCACCGTGGTAGGCATCGAGGACCTGCCGTCAACATCCCACTACCCGGGGCCGTGCAAACGTTTATCCATCTTCCTGTCCGTTTTCAACGTGCATGTGAACCGCGCGCCATTCGACGGTACAGTCGAGTCAGTCGCCCACAAACCGGGCGAGTTCAAGAACGCCATGCGCGCGGACACCACCGACGTCAACGAATCGAACACGATTCGTATGCAAACCGCACGTGGATCGATGACGGTGCGGCAGATTTCCGGCCTCATCGCCCGGCGCATTGTCTGCAAGGTCAAAGTGGGGGAGACTCTCGCCAAAGGCGAGAAGTTCGGCATGATTAAGTTCGGCTCCCGCACGGAGTTATACCTGCCCACCGACGCGGAGATATGTGTTAAACTAAAGGACAAGGTACAGGGTGGCGCAACGGTGGTCGCCCGGTTCCCGGAATAG
- the radC gene encoding DNA repair protein RadC, translating into MEYPQYSTAVRELPPEERPRERLAKLGPEALKDAELIAVIIRSGTRDMGAVALAENIIRKFGDLRGVSRASIDELKAGVKGLGEVKAIEIKAALELGKRLAAHTADQRPRISSAEDVSRLLMVPFKDCEIEVFKALLMNPKNEVIKVADVSRGSLDASVALPREVFRQAVRDGAVSVIVCHNHPSGDPEPSRADIALTRRLQESGELIGITLLDHIVFGDGRYVSLKERGLM; encoded by the coding sequence ATGGAATACCCCCAATACTCCACCGCTGTCCGCGAACTACCGCCCGAGGAACGGCCGCGGGAGCGCCTCGCGAAACTGGGCCCGGAAGCACTGAAGGACGCCGAATTGATCGCGGTCATCATCCGTTCCGGCACGCGCGACATGGGTGCGGTGGCGTTGGCGGAGAACATCATTCGCAAGTTCGGCGACCTGCGCGGCGTGTCGCGCGCCTCGATCGACGAACTTAAGGCCGGAGTAAAGGGGTTGGGCGAAGTCAAGGCAATCGAGATCAAAGCCGCTCTCGAACTCGGTAAACGCCTTGCCGCACATACAGCCGATCAGCGGCCAAGGATATCGAGCGCGGAGGATGTGTCGCGTTTGCTGATGGTGCCCTTTAAGGACTGTGAGATCGAGGTGTTCAAAGCGTTGCTGATGAATCCTAAGAATGAAGTGATAAAGGTTGCGGACGTGTCGCGCGGGAGCCTCGATGCGTCCGTCGCGTTGCCGCGCGAAGTGTTCCGGCAAGCCGTCCGCGACGGCGCAGTGTCCGTCATCGTTTGTCACAATCATCCCAGCGGCGATCCCGAACCGAGCCGCGCGGATATCGCCCTGACGCGCAGGTTGCAGGAATCGGGCGAATTGATCGGAATCACGCTGCTCGATCATATCGTCTTCGGCGACGGGCGGTACGTGAGCCTGAAGGAAAGGGGCCTGATGTGA
- the prmC gene encoding peptide chain release factor N(5)-glutamine methyltransferase, which produces MATVLDRIHDAVQLLAEVSDTPRADAEFLMAHLLGVPRSRLPLHYGEDADVPEFQIFVERRLACEPIPYILGEWEFFSIPIKTRAPVLVPRPETEHLVEVVLEELRGKRLRSRTETAPQGPEIGAPPRILELCTGTGCVAVAIAKTFPGAQVVATDISDDALALANENAGMHGLKSQISNLKGDLFDALGEGIGPFNVICANPPYVEDDAFPGLSASIRLYEDPRALVAGPDGLDVIRRIVAGAPRYLVDGGLLALEIGEGQYDAARPLLEAAGFRDVQARNDLAGIQRIVLGRKQA; this is translated from the coding sequence ATGGCCACTGTCCTGGACCGCATTCACGACGCGGTCCAATTGCTGGCGGAAGTCAGCGACACTCCTCGCGCAGATGCCGAATTCCTCATGGCGCACCTGTTGGGTGTGCCGCGTTCGCGCTTGCCGCTCCATTACGGCGAAGATGCCGACGTTCCCGAGTTTCAAATCTTCGTGGAACGCCGGCTGGCCTGCGAACCAATCCCGTACATCCTTGGCGAATGGGAGTTCTTCTCGATACCCATCAAGACGCGCGCGCCGGTGCTCGTGCCGCGGCCCGAGACGGAGCATCTGGTGGAAGTCGTGCTGGAGGAGTTGCGTGGCAAACGTTTGCGCAGTCGTACCGAGACCGCCCCGCAGGGTCCGGAGATCGGCGCGCCGCCGCGCATTCTGGAGTTATGCACGGGGACCGGTTGCGTGGCAGTCGCTATCGCGAAGACTTTCCCGGGCGCGCAAGTCGTAGCGACGGACATCTCCGACGACGCGCTCGCGCTCGCAAATGAAAATGCCGGGATGCACGGTCTGAAATCTCAAATCTCAAACTTGAAGGGTGACTTGTTCGATGCGCTCGGCGAAGGCATTGGTCCATTCAATGTGATTTGTGCGAATCCGCCATACGTGGAAGACGACGCGTTTCCGGGCCTTTCGGCAAGCATTCGATTGTACGAAGACCCGCGCGCGCTGGTCGCCGGGCCGGACGGGCTTGATGTAATTCGCCGAATTGTTGCCGGTGCGCCACGATATCTGGTTGATGGCGGCCTCCTTGCGTTGGAGATTGGCGAGGGGCAGTATGATGCGGCGCGGCCGCTTCTTGAAGCTGCCGGTTTCCGAGACGTCCAGGCGCGAAACGATCTTGCGGGGATTCAGCGAATAGTGTTGGGTCGAAAGCAGGCATAG
- the prfA gene encoding peptide chain release factor 1 encodes MYDRLLALCGEHERMSREMATQEVATDPERYRSLAKKVKSIEETVQEFRRYQRIEKHLAEAEQMLREETDPELRAIAEEERDSTTTQLHDLEQELRILLIPKDPNDEKNTIVEIRAGTGGEEAGLFVADLTRMYTRYAELKSWKMEVLGSNPTGLGGYKEISFKISGDSVYSQLKYEGGVHRVQRVPATEAQGRVHTSAVTVAVLPEADEVDVQIDPTELHIDVYRSSGAGGQHVNTTDSAVRITHIPTGVVVACQDERSQHKNRAKAMSILRARLLAHKQEQENAKRSADRKSQVGSGDRSERIRTYNFPDNRCSDHRIKLTLHSLDRIMEGELQPVIDALISADRTAKLSE; translated from the coding sequence ATGTACGACAGGCTCCTCGCCCTGTGCGGGGAGCACGAGCGAATGTCGCGCGAGATGGCGACGCAGGAAGTCGCCACCGACCCCGAGCGTTACCGTTCACTCGCAAAAAAGGTAAAGTCGATCGAGGAAACGGTCCAGGAATTCCGCCGCTACCAGCGCATCGAGAAGCACCTTGCCGAGGCCGAGCAAATGCTCCGCGAAGAAACCGATCCCGAACTTCGCGCTATTGCGGAAGAAGAGCGTGACAGCACCACAACGCAGCTCCACGACCTGGAACAGGAACTGCGTATCCTCCTCATCCCCAAGGACCCCAACGACGAGAAAAACACGATTGTCGAAATTCGCGCGGGGACCGGTGGAGAAGAGGCGGGCCTGTTCGTCGCCGATCTCACGCGCATGTACACGCGCTATGCCGAACTAAAGAGCTGGAAGATGGAAGTGCTCGGCTCCAACCCGACCGGTCTCGGCGGGTACAAGGAAATCAGCTTCAAAATTTCCGGCGACAGCGTGTATAGCCAATTGAAGTACGAAGGCGGCGTGCACCGTGTGCAGCGCGTGCCGGCGACCGAAGCGCAGGGGCGCGTGCATACTTCGGCGGTGACGGTGGCGGTATTGCCCGAGGCGGACGAAGTGGACGTGCAGATCGATCCGACGGAACTCCACATCGACGTGTACCGTTCGTCCGGTGCGGGCGGTCAGCATGTAAATACCACCGACTCCGCCGTTCGCATCACGCATATTCCTACAGGGGTCGTCGTCGCCTGCCAGGACGAACGGTCGCAGCACAAAAATCGCGCCAAGGCAATGTCTATCCTGCGCGCGCGGCTCCTCGCGCACAAGCAGGAACAGGAAAACGCGAAGCGTTCCGCCGATCGCAAGAGCCAGGTGGGTAGCGGCGACCGCAGCGAACGTATCCGCACCTACAATTTCCCCGACAACCGGTGCAGCGACCACCGCATCAAACTGACGTTGCACTCGCTCGACCGCATCATGGAAGGCGAACTGCAGCCGGTCATTGACGCGCTCATCTCCGCGGACCGCACCGCGAAACTCTCCGAGTAA
- the rpmE gene encoding 50S ribosomal protein L31: protein MKEGIHPNYVESKVTCACGNTFTTRSVKPAINVEICSACHPFFTGKQKFVDSEGRVDRFNRKYGKKN, encoded by the coding sequence GTGAAAGAAGGCATACACCCGAACTACGTTGAGTCCAAAGTCACGTGCGCGTGCGGAAACACGTTTACGACGCGTTCCGTGAAGCCGGCGATCAACGTCGAAATCTGCTCTGCCTGTCACCCGTTCTTCACCGGCAAGCAGAAGTTTGTCGACAGCGAAGGCCGCGTGGACCGCTTCAACAGGAAGTACGGGAAGAAAAACTAA
- a CDS encoding exo-alpha-sialidase, which translates to MRPFTCVAISVSCALCAGPLWAVDFQGAERIDGVLPDTFFERNVRVATDRAGNWVAVYERLNQSGSFQYDIAAIRSDDDGDTWSDPTFVNSNSGDTRDDTVPQIATDGDGKWVCVWKGDHNTMGNYGIFTAISTDNGATWSDRVELDYTSFDPFNPYVDYPHVASDGTGNWIIVWQTHQPSNPPTMGVDQPLSIAYSVSTDGANWSTKQKLNSTGPSNHTAYVASDREGTWICAWVSTGADGQDPPDIVYSRSTDDGDTWSPQTLVNDQLIMETGVRDTPRLAADGNGNWVIVWDGYYADGQRYDVYSAYSDDDGMTWSNRKLLSTIPPKSDDDVNANIATDRNGRWVVVWQRAGSANYELYKSESSDNGATWTTPTDAGLVADNNNSLHDWGPSIATDEDGHWAVLWHTEGNAQLDLWRSISGPPYPGTLTLTTPNGGEKWKLGKKGTIEWKSTGNTGGKVRLELFRFSSFVTTMKASTDNDGLFRWRVPENYSEGDGYIVRIYSKNNFNIRDRSDKEFRLKSPD; encoded by the coding sequence ATGCGTCCCTTCACGTGCGTCGCAATATCCGTCTCCTGCGCTCTCTGTGCGGGCCCACTTTGGGCGGTAGATTTTCAGGGCGCGGAACGCATCGATGGGGTTTTGCCCGACACCTTCTTTGAAAGAAATGTCCGCGTCGCGACGGATCGAGCCGGGAACTGGGTAGCAGTGTACGAGCGGCTGAACCAGAGCGGTTCGTTTCAGTACGACATCGCCGCAATACGATCCGATGACGACGGGGACACGTGGTCCGATCCAACGTTCGTGAATAGCAATAGCGGCGATACGCGGGATGACACCGTTCCGCAAATTGCCACCGACGGCGACGGTAAGTGGGTCTGCGTCTGGAAAGGCGACCACAACACGATGGGGAACTACGGAATATTCACGGCGATTTCCACGGACAATGGCGCAACTTGGTCGGACAGGGTAGAATTGGACTACACGTCTTTCGACCCCTTTAACCCTTACGTAGACTATCCGCACGTCGCATCGGACGGTACTGGCAATTGGATCATTGTTTGGCAAACGCATCAACCGTCAAATCCCCCAACGATGGGTGTGGATCAACCATTGTCCATCGCATACTCGGTTTCCACGGACGGGGCGAATTGGTCCACCAAGCAGAAGCTCAACTCCACCGGACCGAGTAACCATACCGCGTACGTTGCGAGTGACCGTGAAGGCACGTGGATTTGCGCATGGGTCTCAACCGGCGCCGACGGTCAGGACCCGCCGGATATCGTGTATTCTCGGTCCACGGATGATGGCGATACATGGTCCCCGCAGACCCTTGTGAACGACCAACTCATTATGGAAACCGGCGTGCGAGACACGCCGCGTCTCGCTGCCGACGGCAACGGCAACTGGGTTATCGTATGGGACGGATACTACGCCGATGGCCAGCGGTACGATGTCTATTCGGCGTATTCTGACGACGATGGCATGACGTGGAGCAACAGGAAATTGCTTTCGACGATTCCGCCGAAAAGCGATGACGATGTCAACGCCAATATTGCTACGGACCGCAACGGTAGGTGGGTCGTCGTCTGGCAGCGAGCCGGCTCCGCCAACTACGAACTGTACAAGTCGGAGTCGTCCGATAATGGCGCGACGTGGACGACGCCCACCGATGCGGGCCTTGTCGCGGACAACAACAATTCGCTACACGACTGGGGGCCGTCGATCGCAACGGATGAGGACGGACACTGGGCCGTGTTGTGGCACACCGAAGGCAATGCCCAACTCGACCTCTGGCGCTCGATCAGCGGGCCGCCGTATCCCGGAACGCTCACCCTGACCACCCCGAACGGCGGCGAGAAGTGGAAGCTCGGCAAGAAGGGAACGATTGAATGGAAGTCGACCGGCAATACCGGCGGAAAGGTCCGGTTAGAACTGTTTCGCTTCAGCAGTTTCGTAACAACGATGAAGGCATCAACTGACAACGATGGATTATTCCGTTGGCGCGTACCCGAAAACTATTCCGAGGGCGACGGCTATATTGTTCGAATCTACTCGAAGAACAATTTCAACATTCGAGACAGGAGCGACAAGGAATTTCGCCTGAAGTCGCCTGACTGA